The Oleispira antarctica RB-8 genome contains the following window.
TGGAGCCGTATATTTCATTGAAATCATTAGGGTTTTGCTTAAATAAACTGGTTATTAATAGCTCTAGCTCAGGCGTGGGGATTTCTCCGGTGCGGGCGAGCTGCTCCACCAGGCTGGCGGCTTGAAAAATAGCGGCCAAGGCGATGGTTTGTTGTTCGTGCTTATTGATTTGACTCATGGTTTGTTATTTATATTTCCGACTAAAACTGTATTGGACGTTCAGGGTCAACCTGGGTCTTCTCGATAACACCGCCGCCTAAGCACACTTCGTCGATATAAAAGACGACACTTTGGCCTGGAGTAACGGCGCGCTGAGGCTCTTTAAATACCACGTGATACTCACCGGCCTGATCTTTAGTAATGGTACATACTTGATCACTTTGGCGATAGCGCACTTTTGCGGTGCACGTTAATGGCAGTTCTGGCTCTTCGTTAACCCAATAAATTTGCTGCGACGTTAAAGAGTGACTGAATAAAATGGGATGGTTCTTGCCTTGCGCTGCAATTAATACATTACGCTCAAGGTCTTTTTGTGCGACATACCAAGGAGCATCTGAATAACCATTTAAGCCACCAATACCTAACCCTTGGCGTTGACCTAGTGTGTGGTACATAAGTCCTTGGTGCTTGCCAATGATGTCGCCTTCTGGGGTTTCGATAACGCCAGGTTGGGCGGGCAGGTATTGTTGTAAAAAGTCTTTGAAGCGACGCTCACCAATAAAACAGATGCCGGTAGAGTCTTTTTTATTGTGCGTAATTAGGTCGTGCGCTTCGGCGATGCGGCGTACTTCAGGTTTTTCGAGCTCGCCTACAGGGAATAACGTTTG
Protein-coding sequences here:
- the trmU gene encoding tRNA (5-methylaminomethyl-2-thiouridylate)-methyltransferase, with amino-acid sequence MINKPKEETLVIVGMSGGVDSSVSALLLQQQGYQVEGLFMKNWDEDDGTDYCTAMDDLTDAQAVADKLGMKLHTANFASEYWDNVFEHFLEEYKAGRTPNPDILCNREIKFKAFLDYTKVLGADYIATGHYVRRRDTVVKNTGSEQAQLLRGLDGNKDQSYFLHAVAGSEIAQTLFPVGELEKPEVRRIAEAHDLITHNKKDSTGICFIGERRFKDFLQQYLPAQPGVIETPEGDIIGKHQGLMYHTLGQRQGLGIGGLNGYSDAPWYVAQKDLERNVLIAAQGKNHPILFSHSLTSQQIYWVNEEPELPLTCTAKVRYRQSDQVCTITKDQAGEYHVVFKEPQRAVTPGQSVVFYIDEVCLGGGVIEKTQVDPERPIQF